In Streptomyces sp. NBC_00414, a single window of DNA contains:
- a CDS encoding acetylxylan esterase has translation MALFDLPLDQLRDYRSASVEPEDFDAFWGKTLEEARAHDLDARFEPVETHLRNVTVYDVTFAGFGGHPVRGWLTLPAGADEPLPAVVEFIGYGGGRGLSHTHLLWASAGFAHFVMDTRGQGGAWGGGGDTPDPVGSVPAYPGFMTRGIDAPENYYYRRVFTDGVRAVEAARSHPLVDASRTAVVGTSQGGGVSIAVGGLVPDLVAVAPDVPFLCDYPRATRLTDRDPYREVGNYLKTHRGRTEAVLRTLSYFDGVHFAARGRAPALFSAALEDQTCPPSTVFAAFNAWGHGDKGIEVYDFNDHEGGGPYQEAVKLAWLPAYF, from the coding sequence ATGGCCTTGTTCGACCTCCCCCTCGATCAGCTCCGGGACTATCGCAGCGCGTCCGTCGAGCCCGAGGACTTCGACGCCTTCTGGGGAAAGACGCTGGAGGAGGCGCGCGCGCACGACCTGGACGCCCGCTTCGAGCCGGTCGAGACGCATCTGCGGAACGTGACGGTGTACGACGTCACGTTCGCCGGATTCGGCGGTCACCCGGTGCGGGGCTGGCTGACCCTGCCGGCCGGGGCGGACGAGCCGCTGCCCGCGGTCGTGGAGTTCATCGGGTACGGCGGCGGGCGCGGCCTCTCGCACACCCATCTGCTGTGGGCCTCCGCGGGCTTCGCGCACTTCGTGATGGACACGCGGGGTCAGGGCGGCGCCTGGGGCGGCGGCGGTGACACCCCCGACCCGGTGGGCAGCGTGCCCGCGTACCCAGGGTTCATGACGCGGGGCATCGACGCTCCCGAGAACTACTACTACCGGCGGGTGTTCACGGACGGGGTGCGGGCGGTGGAGGCCGCGCGTTCGCATCCGCTGGTCGACGCCTCGCGGACGGCCGTCGTCGGTACGAGTCAGGGTGGCGGTGTCTCGATCGCGGTGGGAGGTCTGGTGCCGGACCTGGTGGCGGTCGCGCCGGATGTGCCGTTCCTGTGTGACTACCCGCGTGCCACGCGGCTCACGGATCGGGATCCGTATCGGGAGGTCGGGAACTATCTGAAGACGCATCGCGGACGTACGGAGGCGGTGCTGCGCACGTTGTCGTACTTCGACGGGGTGCACTTCGCCGCGCGGGGGCGGGCGCCCGCGCTGTTCTCGGCGGCGCTGGAGGATCAGACGTGTCCGCCTTCCACCGTCTTCGCGGCGTTCAACGCGTGGGGGCACGGGGACAAGGGGATCGAGGTGTACGACTTCAACGACCACGAGGGTGGGGGGCCTTACCAGGAGGCGGTCAAGTTGGCCTGGCTGCCTGCCTATTTCTGA
- a CDS encoding 8-oxoguanine deaminase codes for MPSALDLLVKDAELLVVDGGQEIPGGWVAVTDGRVAAVGGPGTAPEARSVISAAGRLVTPGLINTHHHIYQNLTRSYAPAVNGSLFDWLTTLYPLWAALDEEAVHVSAYVGIAELLMGGCTTSSDHLYVHPRPRLVDAEIRAARDIGFRFHATRGSMTRSVEDGGLPPRSVTQTDEEVLADSERLIKAHHDPEPGALVRVALAPCSPFSVTKELMTATAELAERHDVRLHTHLAEDRDEDTYCLEMYGCRPVEYFEDTGWLTDRTWVAHCIHPNDAELRRLAGAGVGVAHCPSSNMLIGGGTARVREMRELGLPVGIGCDGSASTDHASLWMETRGALLLGRYRDGPGAMTARDALDIATRGSAQCLGRADELGHLRPGACADLVVWDLHEVALAGALSDPVEAWLRCGPGRAWTTVVGGRVLVDRGEPVLPGLRDALREHGRIARRMQRLG; via the coding sequence ATGCCCTCTGCCCTGGATCTGCTGGTCAAGGACGCCGAACTGCTCGTCGTCGACGGAGGGCAGGAGATCCCGGGCGGCTGGGTGGCCGTCACGGACGGCAGGGTCGCCGCCGTGGGCGGGCCCGGAACCGCACCCGAGGCCCGCTCGGTGATCTCCGCGGCCGGGCGGCTCGTCACCCCCGGACTGATCAACACGCACCACCACATCTACCAGAACCTCACCCGCTCCTACGCGCCCGCGGTCAACGGCTCCCTCTTCGACTGGCTCACCACGCTCTACCCCCTGTGGGCCGCACTCGACGAGGAGGCCGTCCACGTGTCGGCGTACGTCGGCATCGCCGAGCTTCTGATGGGCGGCTGCACGACCTCCTCCGACCACCTCTACGTCCACCCCCGCCCGCGCCTCGTCGACGCCGAGATCCGCGCCGCGCGGGACATCGGGTTCCGCTTCCACGCCACGCGCGGCTCGATGACCCGGTCCGTGGAGGACGGCGGACTGCCGCCGCGGAGCGTCACCCAGACCGACGAAGAGGTCCTCGCCGACAGCGAACGGCTGATCAAGGCACACCACGACCCCGAACCCGGCGCGCTGGTACGGGTCGCGCTCGCGCCGTGCTCCCCGTTCTCCGTCACCAAGGAACTGATGACGGCGACCGCGGAACTCGCCGAACGGCACGACGTACGCCTGCACACGCACCTCGCCGAGGATCGCGACGAGGACACGTACTGCCTGGAGATGTACGGCTGTCGGCCCGTCGAGTACTTCGAGGACACGGGCTGGCTGACCGACCGCACCTGGGTCGCCCACTGCATCCATCCGAACGACGCCGAACTGCGGCGCCTCGCCGGCGCGGGCGTCGGCGTCGCGCACTGCCCCAGCTCCAACATGCTCATCGGCGGCGGTACCGCGCGCGTCCGGGAGATGCGCGAACTGGGACTGCCGGTCGGCATCGGCTGCGACGGCTCCGCGTCGACGGACCACGCCTCGCTGTGGATGGAGACCCGCGGCGCCCTGCTGCTCGGCCGCTACCGGGACGGACCCGGCGCGATGACCGCCCGCGACGCCCTCGACATCGCCACCCGCGGTTCGGCCCAATGCCTGGGCCGGGCCGACGAGTTGGGGCATCTCCGGCCGGGTGCCTGCGCCGACCTGGTGGTCTGGGACCTGCACGAGGTGGCGCTCGCCGGCGCGCTCAGCGACCCCGTCGAGGCCTGGCTGCGCTGCGGGCCCGGCCGCGCCTGGACCACCGTGGTCGGTGGCCGCGTCCTCGTCGACCGGGGTGAGCCGGTACTGCCCGGACTGCGCGACGCGCTGCGCGAGCACGGGCGTATCGCGCGCCGCATGCAACGCCTCGGGTGA